The Myxococcales bacterium genome window below encodes:
- the nhaA gene encoding Na+/H+ antiporter NhaA produces the protein MATEYLFPPEARPPVVRVARALMRPVERFLAIEAASGLILLAAAAVALIWANSAWADDYEALWRTPLGFTIGDYRVEASLHYVVNDILMAIFFFVVGLEIRREMHQGELSDLRRAALPIVAAIGGMVAPALLYLALAPGSAHDGWGVPMATDIAFAIGVLALLGRRVPPALRVLLLATAIIDDIGAIIVIALFYSSGVSGLGFAVAGIGIAAIVVMRALGVRRALAYIPAGAVIWIGVAKAGIHPTIAGVIIGLMTPAQAWYGVRRFVAESRTQLDEIEVVCADGHADAQALSKPLAELGRAHREATAPVERLEHILHPWVAYLIMPVFALANAGVALGGLDLGAAPGALAGVMVGLVVGKPLGILLLCGLAVRLGVARLPRGIDVRGLIVVGTVAGVGFTMALFIAGLAFPASPELHGVAKLGVLMASGCAAILAYILGRALLPAAPPIGAAATAHEAEVSTEA, from the coding sequence ATGGCTACCGAGTACCTGTTCCCGCCCGAGGCCCGCCCCCCCGTCGTCCGGGTCGCGCGTGCGCTGATGCGCCCGGTCGAGCGCTTCCTCGCGATCGAGGCCGCCAGCGGCCTGATCCTGCTGGCCGCCGCCGCGGTCGCGCTGATCTGGGCCAACTCGGCCTGGGCCGACGACTACGAGGCGCTGTGGCGCACGCCGCTGGGCTTCACGATCGGCGACTACCGGGTCGAGGCCTCGCTGCACTACGTCGTCAACGACATCTTGATGGCGATCTTCTTCTTCGTCGTCGGGCTCGAGATCCGGCGCGAGATGCACCAGGGTGAGCTGTCGGACCTGCGGCGCGCGGCCTTGCCGATCGTGGCGGCGATCGGCGGCATGGTCGCGCCGGCGCTCCTGTACCTGGCGCTCGCGCCCGGGTCGGCGCACGACGGCTGGGGCGTGCCGATGGCCACCGACATCGCGTTCGCGATCGGCGTGCTGGCGCTCTTGGGGCGCCGGGTGCCGCCGGCCTTGCGCGTGCTGCTCCTGGCGACCGCGATCATCGACGACATCGGCGCGATCATCGTGATCGCGCTGTTCTACTCGTCGGGCGTGTCTGGCCTCGGCTTCGCGGTCGCCGGCATCGGGATCGCGGCGATCGTGGTCATGCGGGCGCTGGGCGTGCGGCGCGCGCTCGCGTACATCCCCGCCGGCGCGGTGATCTGGATCGGCGTCGCCAAGGCCGGCATCCACCCGACCATCGCTGGCGTGATCATCGGGCTGATGACCCCGGCCCAGGCCTGGTACGGCGTGCGCCGGTTCGTGGCCGAGAGCCGCACGCAGCTCGACGAGATCGAGGTCGTGTGCGCCGACGGCCACGCCGACGCCCAGGCGCTGAGCAAGCCGCTGGCCGAGCTCGGCCGCGCCCACCGCGAGGCGACCGCGCCGGTCGAGCGGCTCGAGCACATCCTGCACCCGTGGGTCGCCTACCTGATCATGCCGGTGTTCGCGCTCGCCAACGCCGGCGTCGCGCTGGGCGGGCTCGACCTGGGCGCCGCGCCCGGGGCGCTCGCCGGCGTCATGGTCGGGCTGGTCGTCGGCAAGCCGCTCGGCATCTTGCTCCTGTGCGGGCTCGCGGTCCGGCTCGGCGTGGCCCGGCTGCCGCGCGGCATCGACGTCCGCGGGCTGATCGTGGTCGGCACCGTGGCCGGCGTCGGGTTCACGATGGCCCTGTTCATCGCCGGGCTCGCGTTCCCGGCGTCGCCCGAGCTGCACGGGGTGGCCAAGCTCGGCGTGCTGATGGCGTCGGGGTGCGCCGCGATCCTGGCGTACATCCTCGGGCGCGCGCTCCTGCCGGCGGCGCCGCCGATTGGCGCCGCCGCGACCGCCCACGAGGCCGAGGTCTCGACCGAGGCCTGA
- a CDS encoding TonB-dependent receptor: protein MAGGGGRRQRRGGRARRIGRATCRATGAIGRATRPATGATRPATGAIGPATGAIGRAARAIGRAARAIGRAAGPATGAIGPATGAIGPATGRATGRETIVLDDRAPAPAPGRASSTVTRDDLIVRQPRSAPDALRWEPGVYVQQTAAAQGSAYLRGRTGQQTVLLFDGIRLNNATWRQGPNQYFFTIDTRALAAIDVIRGSASTRWGSDAIGGVLDAIPRDPDPARALAPRLELRWGSADHELGGRAEASVALGHGARALVGVGYRDVSLLESGGPVGAAAGSQTGLTPSFAPDGRTQLGTGFREATWDARVVDRVGGTRVTAAYYDYRQLDAPRTDQCPPAFAPPDECLRYDEQFHRLAYVALERRLGAWAERARLTLSAQEQHERRIRERPRAAVREGGRDDVRTLGLTATATTAAARVGPLALTGDYGADLYGDGLDSVAWLELTDLGFVRYDSRGQYLTGSRYLTGGGFATATATWRALTVRAGGRLGVAAARAPGDDASATTAIDRRWLTQAGFIGATWAARDDLEVSAMLDRSFRAPNLDDLSGRQAAGPGFQFENPALAAERAITAELGVKVARGRVRAEAWAYATRVTGAIARSLRSIDDCPPSARACQGAWFRYQLVNLGGPATVRGLDGAAELDLAPVRVRATIGYAFGEGPNPEPRPVDPTVPYVATVPLSRVPPWNGTVEARAQRGRVDLALALRWAVAQDRLAPSDRGDPRIPAGGTPGYAVLDARAIVRVTTAVRIGAVVENLGDAAYRYHGSSINGPGRSVIVHLELTP, encoded by the coding sequence GTGGCTGGCGGCGGTGGCCGCCGCCAGCGCCGCGGTGGCCGCGCCCGCCGCATCGGCCGCGCCACGTGTCGCGCCACCGGCGCCATCGGCCGCGCCACCCGCCCCGCCACCGGCGCCACCCGCCCCGCCACCGGCGCCATCGGCCCCGCCACCGGCGCCATCGGCCGCGCCGCCCGCGCCATCGGCCGCGCCGCTCGCGCCATCGGCCGCGCCGCCGGCCCCGCCACCGGCGCCATCGGCCCCGCCACCGGCGCCATCGGCCCCGCCACCGGCCGCGCCACCGGCCGCGAGACCATCGTGCTCGACGATCGCGCGCCCGCGCCCGCGCCGGGCCGCGCCAGCTCGACCGTTACCCGCGACGATCTGATCGTGCGCCAGCCGCGCTCCGCGCCCGACGCGCTGCGCTGGGAGCCGGGCGTGTACGTGCAGCAGACCGCCGCGGCCCAGGGCTCGGCCTACCTGCGCGGGCGCACCGGCCAGCAGACGGTGCTCCTGTTCGACGGCATCCGGCTCAACAACGCGACCTGGCGCCAGGGCCCCAACCAGTACTTCTTCACGATCGATACGCGCGCGCTGGCTGCGATCGACGTGATCCGCGGCAGCGCGTCGACCCGCTGGGGCTCGGACGCGATCGGGGGCGTGCTCGACGCGATCCCGCGGGATCCCGATCCCGCGCGCGCGCTGGCCCCGCGGCTCGAGCTGCGCTGGGGCTCGGCCGATCACGAGCTCGGCGGCCGGGCCGAGGCGTCGGTCGCGCTCGGCCACGGCGCCCGCGCGCTGGTCGGCGTCGGCTACCGCGACGTCAGCCTGCTCGAGAGCGGCGGCCCGGTCGGCGCCGCCGCCGGCAGCCAGACCGGGCTCACGCCCAGCTTCGCGCCCGACGGCCGCACCCAGCTCGGCACCGGCTTCCGCGAGGCCACCTGGGACGCGCGCGTGGTCGACCGCGTCGGCGGGACCCGCGTCACGGCCGCCTACTACGACTACCGCCAGCTCGACGCGCCGCGCACCGATCAGTGCCCGCCGGCGTTCGCGCCGCCCGACGAGTGCCTGCGCTACGACGAGCAGTTCCACCGGCTCGCGTACGTCGCGCTCGAGCGCCGGCTGGGCGCGTGGGCCGAGCGCGCGCGCCTGACGCTGTCGGCGCAGGAGCAGCACGAGCGCCGCATCCGCGAGCGCCCGCGCGCGGCGGTGCGCGAGGGCGGCCGAGACGACGTGCGCACGCTCGGGCTGACCGCGACCGCGACCACCGCCGCCGCGCGCGTGGGGCCGCTCGCGCTCACCGGCGACTACGGCGCCGACCTGTACGGCGACGGCCTCGACTCGGTCGCGTGGCTCGAGCTGACCGACCTCGGGTTCGTGCGCTACGACAGCCGCGGCCAGTACCTGACCGGCTCGCGCTACCTGACCGGCGGCGGCTTCGCGACCGCGACCGCGACCTGGCGGGCGCTGACCGTGCGCGCTGGCGGCCGGCTCGGCGTGGCCGCGGCCCGCGCGCCCGGCGATGACGCCTCGGCCACCACCGCGATCGATCGGCGCTGGCTCACGCAGGCCGGCTTCATCGGTGCGACCTGGGCCGCGCGCGACGACCTCGAGGTGTCGGCGATGCTCGATCGATCGTTCCGCGCGCCCAACCTCGACGATCTGTCGGGCCGGCAGGCGGCGGGCCCGGGCTTCCAGTTCGAGAACCCGGCGCTGGCGGCGGAGCGTGCGATCACCGCGGAGCTGGGCGTGAAGGTCGCGCGCGGCCGGGTCCGCGCCGAGGCGTGGGCCTACGCCACGCGGGTCACCGGCGCGATCGCGCGGTCGCTGCGCTCGATCGACGACTGCCCGCCGAGCGCGCGCGCCTGCCAGGGCGCGTGGTTCCGCTACCAGCTGGTCAACCTCGGCGGCCCGGCGACGGTCCGCGGGCTCGACGGCGCCGCCGAGCTCGACCTGGCGCCGGTGCGCGTGCGCGCCACCATCGGCTACGCGTTCGGCGAGGGCCCCAACCCCGAGCCGCGCCCGGTCGATCCGACCGTCCCCTACGTCGCGACCGTGCCGCTGTCCCGGGTGCCGCCGTGGAACGGCACCGTCGAGGCGCGCGCCCAGCGCGGGCGCGTCGACCTGGCGCTGGCGCTGCGCTGGGCCGTGGCCCAGGATCGCCTGGCCCCGAGCGACCGCGGCGATCCGCGCATCCCGGCGGGCGGCACGCCGGGCTACGCGGTGCTCGACGCCCGGGCGATCGTGCGCGTCACCACGGCGGTGCGGATCGGCGCGGTCGTCGAGAACCTCGGCGACGCCGCGTACCGCTACCATGGGTCCAGCATCAACGGCCCCGGCCGGAGCGTGATCGTGCACCTGGAGCTGACCCCATGA
- a CDS encoding acetyl-CoA hydrolase/transferase family protein → MLSTDWAARAVSATEAIATIGSGARVFVHGAAATPVPLLDALAARANVADLTDVRLYHLHTTGTASFLAPEVTARLRSVSFFVGPDARAAVADGRADFMPVFLSDIPGLFTSGTVPLDVALVQVSPPDRHGFVSLGTSADAARGAVDSARLVIAEINEQMPRTHGNTMVSLDRIHAFVRTDRPLPRHDPDAPTAAVDQIGELVADLIEDGATLQTGIGAIPDAVLARLIDHHELGVHTEMFSDGLVPLIEGGVVTNRAKAVHPGRSVTSFVMGTPRLYDFIHDNPAIEFHGCDRTNDTALIRKNPKVTAINSALALDLTGQVCADSLGHTIYSGIGGQMDFLRGAALSVGGKPIVALPSTAARGTVSRITAELAAGSGVVTTRGHVHWVVTEHGARNLHGLTLRERGEALIDLAHPDHRGELRRALVQTRHYVLG, encoded by the coding sequence ATGCTCTCAACTGACTGGGCCGCCCGCGCGGTCTCCGCCACCGAGGCGATCGCGACGATCGGCTCCGGCGCCCGGGTGTTCGTGCACGGCGCCGCCGCGACGCCGGTGCCGCTGCTCGACGCGCTGGCCGCGCGCGCCAACGTCGCCGACCTCACCGACGTCCGGCTCTACCACCTCCACACCACCGGCACCGCCAGCTTCCTGGCGCCGGAGGTCACCGCCCGGCTGCGCTCGGTGTCGTTCTTCGTCGGGCCCGACGCCCGCGCCGCGGTCGCCGACGGCCGCGCCGACTTCATGCCGGTGTTCCTGTCGGACATCCCCGGCCTGTTCACGTCGGGCACCGTGCCGCTCGACGTGGCGCTGGTGCAGGTGTCGCCGCCCGATCGCCACGGGTTCGTGTCGCTCGGCACCTCGGCCGACGCCGCCCGCGGCGCCGTCGACAGCGCCCGGCTGGTGATCGCCGAGATCAACGAGCAGATGCCGCGCACCCACGGCAACACGATGGTCTCGCTCGACCGCATCCACGCGTTCGTGCGCACCGACCGACCGCTGCCGCGCCACGATCCCGACGCGCCCACCGCCGCCGTGGATCAGATCGGCGAGCTCGTCGCCGATCTGATCGAGGACGGCGCGACGCTCCAGACCGGCATCGGCGCGATCCCCGACGCGGTGCTGGCGCGGTTGATCGACCACCACGAGCTCGGCGTCCACACCGAGATGTTCTCCGACGGGCTGGTGCCGCTGATCGAGGGCGGCGTGGTCACCAACCGCGCCAAGGCGGTCCACCCCGGCCGCTCGGTGACGTCGTTCGTGATGGGCACGCCGCGCCTGTACGACTTCATCCACGACAACCCGGCGATCGAGTTCCACGGCTGCGATCGCACCAACGACACCGCGCTGATCCGCAAGAACCCGAAGGTCACCGCGATCAACTCGGCGCTGGCGCTCGATCTGACCGGGCAGGTGTGCGCCGACTCGCTCGGCCACACGATCTACTCGGGCATCGGCGGGCAGATGGACTTCCTGCGCGGCGCGGCGCTGTCGGTCGGCGGCAAGCCGATCGTCGCGCTGCCGTCGACCGCGGCCCGGGGCACGGTCTCGCGCATCACCGCCGAGCTCGCGGCCGGCTCGGGCGTGGTCACCACCCGCGGCCACGTCCACTGGGTCGTGACCGAGCACGGCGCCCGCAACCTCCACGGCCTGACCCTGCGCGAGCGCGGCGAGGCGCTGATCGACCTCGCCCACCCCGACCACCGCGGCGAGCTGCGCCGCGCGCTGGTCCAGACCCGCCACTACGTCCTGGGCTGA
- a CDS encoding OPT/YSL family transporter — protein sequence MAEPTSPPTAPAEGGDAEEHWLRHTYRPDAPNLTVRAALIGMAIGAVMCMSNLYVFFKTGWSMGVTLTACILAFAAFQGIKALKIPAAPFGPLENNALTTVASGAGYMTGGGNMAAFGALLMVTTVRPGTMPLILWFAVIAALGVFAAIPIKRQLINRDNLAFPTGTATAETIESLHAAGAGGGSQKAIALGVAGLVGALVAVGRDALKLIPATLPLPIKMAGYELGKWTIGFKTEVLLIGAGALMSFRTGWSMLLGGLVTYGLIAPALVEHHEIATVSYKAIVNWTLWPGAGILVGSGITSFLLDWKSLKRAFAGMTKLGKRGEQVTGIAAVEAPDWWFPAGYMVLGPIVVALMSIMFDIPVWAAVVALPLSVVMGFIAARVTGETDTTPTKALGPVTQMVFGAMAPGNLSGNIMSANVTGGVGLHAADLLTTLKTGWLLGAKPRHQVYAQLLGVLVGAAVIVPVFNAIIPDPSVLGSDEWPAPSCLVWSGVSAIVSNGLGGLSHAAKQAMVVGLALGIVMAIVDKLAPARVRRFLPSPAGVGIAMVIPASNSIAMFLGATIAEVMRRRTKAISDQYVVPVASGLIAGESLAGIAVAMLIATGVLAK from the coding sequence ATGGCCGAACCAACGTCCCCACCGACCGCGCCCGCCGAGGGCGGCGACGCCGAGGAGCACTGGCTCCGGCACACCTACCGCCCCGACGCGCCCAACCTCACCGTGCGCGCGGCCTTGATCGGCATGGCGATCGGCGCGGTCATGTGCATGTCGAACCTGTACGTGTTCTTCAAGACCGGCTGGAGCATGGGCGTCACGCTGACCGCCTGCATCCTGGCGTTCGCGGCGTTCCAGGGCATCAAGGCCCTCAAGATCCCCGCGGCGCCGTTCGGGCCGCTCGAGAACAACGCGCTCACGACCGTGGCCTCGGGCGCCGGCTACATGACCGGCGGCGGCAACATGGCGGCGTTCGGCGCGCTCTTGATGGTGACGACCGTGCGGCCGGGCACGATGCCGCTGATCCTGTGGTTCGCGGTCATCGCCGCGCTCGGCGTGTTCGCGGCGATCCCGATCAAGCGCCAGCTGATCAACCGCGACAACCTCGCGTTCCCGACCGGCACCGCCACCGCCGAGACCATCGAGTCGCTGCACGCGGCCGGCGCCGGCGGCGGCAGCCAGAAGGCGATCGCGCTGGGCGTCGCGGGCCTCGTCGGCGCGCTGGTCGCGGTCGGCCGCGACGCGCTCAAGCTGATCCCCGCGACCTTGCCGCTGCCGATCAAGATGGCCGGCTACGAGCTGGGCAAGTGGACGATCGGCTTCAAGACCGAGGTGCTCTTGATCGGCGCCGGCGCGCTGATGAGCTTCCGCACCGGGTGGTCGATGTTGCTCGGCGGCCTGGTCACCTACGGCCTGATCGCCCCGGCCCTGGTCGAGCACCACGAGATCGCCACGGTCAGCTACAAGGCGATCGTCAACTGGACGCTGTGGCCGGGCGCCGGGATCCTGGTCGGCTCGGGCATCACCTCGTTCCTGCTCGACTGGAAGAGCCTCAAGCGCGCGTTCGCCGGCATGACCAAGCTCGGGAAGCGCGGCGAGCAGGTCACCGGCATCGCCGCGGTCGAGGCGCCCGACTGGTGGTTCCCGGCCGGCTACATGGTGCTGGGGCCGATCGTCGTGGCGCTGATGTCGATCATGTTCGACATCCCGGTCTGGGCCGCGGTCGTGGCGCTGCCGCTGTCGGTGGTGATGGGCTTCATCGCCGCGCGCGTCACCGGCGAGACCGACACCACGCCGACCAAGGCGCTGGGCCCGGTCACGCAGATGGTCTTCGGCGCGATGGCGCCCGGCAACCTGTCGGGCAACATCATGTCGGCGAACGTCACCGGCGGCGTCGGGCTCCACGCCGCCGATCTGCTGACGACGCTCAAGACCGGGTGGCTGCTCGGCGCCAAGCCGCGCCACCAGGTCTACGCGCAGCTGCTGGGCGTGCTGGTCGGCGCCGCGGTGATCGTGCCGGTCTTCAACGCGATCATCCCCGACCCGTCGGTGCTGGGCAGCGACGAGTGGCCGGCGCCGTCGTGCCTGGTGTGGTCGGGCGTGTCGGCGATCGTGTCCAACGGCCTCGGCGGCCTGTCGCACGCGGCCAAGCAGGCGATGGTGGTCGGCCTCGCGCTCGGCATCGTCATGGCGATCGTCGACAAGCTCGCGCCCGCCCGGGTGCGGCGGTTCCTGCCGTCGCCGGCCGGCGTCGGCATCGCGATGGTCATCCCGGCCTCGAACTCGATCGCGATGTTCCTGGGCGCCACGATCGCCGAGGTCATGCGCCGCCGGACCAAGGCGATCTCGGACCAGTACGTGGTGCCGGTCGCGTCGGGGCTGATCGCCGGCGAGAGCCTGGCCGGGATCGCGGTCGCGATGTTGATCGCGACCGGCGTGCTGGCGAAGTGA
- a CDS encoding CBS domain-containing protein yields MSVASHPVTRYLTTDLVTATPTTPLTEVATQLATRRISSVPLVDDRGSIVGVVSRTDLLRHQRYHPKDHDATCAAVMSQGPIVIEHAAPLRDAARLMVEHRIHRVFAVDGGRLVGVITTTDLTRAVEDAKITGSIQEIMSTPVATIRVDQSLALAMEWLDRARITGLIVTDNDWPVGVFTQEEALAARDLVHTTPVGDLLDPALICLPSETAVHRAAAQCARMGVRRIVVSKVRDFVGVVSGLDFAGVVARG; encoded by the coding sequence ATGAGCGTCGCTAGCCATCCCGTCACGCGCTACCTGACGACCGACCTGGTCACCGCCACGCCGACGACGCCGCTGACCGAGGTCGCCACCCAGCTCGCCACCCGCCGGATCTCGTCGGTCCCGCTGGTCGACGATCGAGGATCGATCGTCGGCGTGGTGTCGCGGACCGATCTCCTGCGGCACCAGCGCTACCACCCCAAGGACCACGACGCGACCTGCGCCGCGGTGATGAGCCAGGGCCCGATCGTCATCGAGCACGCCGCGCCGTTGCGCGACGCCGCGCGGCTGATGGTCGAGCACCGCATCCACCGCGTGTTCGCGGTCGACGGCGGCCGCCTGGTCGGCGTGATCACCACGACCGACCTGACCCGCGCGGTCGAGGACGCGAAGATCACCGGCTCGATCCAGGAGATCATGAGCACGCCGGTGGCGACGATCCGCGTCGACCAGTCGCTGGCGCTGGCGATGGAGTGGCTCGATCGCGCCCGCATCACCGGGCTGATCGTGACCGACAACGACTGGCCGGTCGGCGTGTTCACGCAGGAGGAGGCGCTCGCCGCCCGCGATCTGGTCCACACGACGCCGGTCGGCGACCTGCTCGACCCGGCGCTGATCTGCCTGCCCTCGGAGACCGCCGTCCACCGCGCCGCGGCCCAGTGCGCGCGCATGGGCGTGCGCCGGATCGTGGTCAGCAAGGTGCGCGACTTCGTCGGCGTGGTGTCCGGGCTGGACTTCGCCGGCGTGGTCGCCCGCGGCTGA